The following are from one region of the Biomphalaria glabrata chromosome 4, xgBioGlab47.1, whole genome shotgun sequence genome:
- the LOC106050418 gene encoding macrophage-expressed gene 1 protein-like, protein MNKLLRYGFITIAVLTNILGTALPEGPHQTNYDTFKSDWPVGDPRRCQDKSRHSHLDVQRFEVLPGVGWDNLRNAIAGQVISYNFTQCKVTDDGNFLIPDNLFTVPLKTSRVETFAELIETWHNSSSLTANTVNIETGMSLGFVSVSGKFSYEHEELKSKQIEDKAVTVRVQIRYNRYEAKLQPDPVLSSQFRIRLLNIAARLEMNQTEQARYEGQLLVRDFGTHVLTSVTAGAGLVKDDYLKSDFVSSSRESKTSILVSASASFLGIFHMSASYGHKTDDKVSDSYNKSLTHSVIRTLGGPLYRIGNMTLDEWTEGVDKNVVPMDRAGDPLYFLVTPQTLPEVTPTTVYEVEKIVRESIELYYEMNTYRGCTKLGSPNFSFSANFDDGSCTARPTNVSFGGVYQTCSVYGLEYFDKKNPCEKLTQVNPKTGSYSCPKSYMPVLLQKGSIKSLSSCRIVFFPIRCIMQYGEAVYSTYWCAATGQVEPDSGYLFGGLYQYTHVNPVTGTESCPPTFYAIRILSALTICISDDFQQSSGMAVPFGGFFSCKAGNVLSAEKFNSVGFHENLAAKNSLKVFMAGKVDASEHYPMRCPEGYSQHLATVDEGCSIHYCIQAGTLAGPNLPPIRRPPYMTRPASQIENEYNLFIFDPETQTWRKNNKAYNNEVVAGLTPGIIAVITVCAAVASAAVVAVIILGVKLRRARGSSKYTRIIGESNYGALNEAFNDDKNVYLATLIWRRQIE, encoded by the exons ATGAATAag TTACTACGATATGGCTTCATTACGATAGCAGTTTTAACCAACATCCTTGGGACAGCTTTACCAGAAGGGCCTCATCAAACTAACTACGATACTTTCAAGTCTGACTGGCCTGTAGGGGACCCACGTAGATGTCAGGACAAGTCAAGACACAGTCATTTGGATGTACAGCGATTTGAG GTGTTACCAGGTGTGGGTTGGGATAATCTCCGTAATGCAATCGCTGGGCAAGTTATCAGCTACAACTTTACTCAATGCAAGGTGACTGATGACGGAAACTTCCTGATACCTGACAACTTATTCACAGTTCCTCTCAAG ACCAGTAGAGTGGAGACATTTGCTGAGCTGATAGAGACCTGGCATAACTCCTCCTCGCTGACAGCAAACACCGTCAACATAGAGACTGGGATGTCTTTGGGTTTCGTCTCTGTCAGCGGCAAGTTCTCCTACGAGCACGAAGAACTCAAGTCGAAACAGATTGAAGACAAGGCCGTGACTGTCCGAGTACAGATCAGGTACAACAG gtATGAAGCAAAACTTCAACCAGATCCAGTCTTAAGTTCACAGTTCAGAATTCGGTTACTGAATATAGCAGCTAGACTTGAGATGAACCAGACTGAACAAGCCAGATATGAAGGACAATTGCTGGTCAGAGATTTTG GTACCCATGTCTTGACAAGTGTTACCGCCGGAGCTGGACTTGTCAAGGATGATTACCTCAAGAGTGACTTTGTCTCTTCCAGTAGAGAATCTAAAACGTCCATTTTAGTATCAGCAAGTGCTTCATTCCTTGGCATATTTCATATGAGTGCTTCTTATgg CCATAAAACAGATGACAAAGTGAGTGACTCCTACAATAAAAGTCTGACACATTCGGTTATAAGGACACTCGGTGGACCATTGTATCGCATTGGAAACATGACTCTAGACGAGTGGACTGAAGGTGTTGACAAGAACGTGGTCCCCATGGATAGGGCAGGTGATCCTTTGTACTTCTTGGTCACTCCACAGACCTTGCCGGAAGTAACTCCCACGACAGTTTATGAAGTAGAAAAG ATTGTACGTGAGTCCATAGAGCTGTACTATGAAATGAATACTTACAGAGGATGTACCAAGCTTGGCTCTCCCAATTTCAGTTTCTCTGCCAACTTTGATGATGGTTCGTGTACGGCTCGACCAACTAATGTCTCATTTGGAG GTGTATATCAAACATGCTCAGTGTATGGACTCgaatattttgacaaaaaaaacccATGTGAAAAACTGACCCAAGTCAACCCCAAGACAGGAAGTTATTCGTGTCCTAAATCTTACATGCCTGTATTGTTACAGAAAGGATCAATCAAATCATTATCATCATGTCG aATTGTCTTCTTTCCAATTCGATGTATAATGCAATATGGTGAAGCTGTGTATTCTACGTACTGGTGTGCGGCGACTGGACAAGTTGAGCCAGACTCTGGCTATTTGTTTGGTGGCCTGTATCAATACACACACGTTAATCCAGTTACAGGAACAGAG AGCTGCCCACCAACATTTTATGCTATACGTATACTGTCGGCTTTGACAATTTGTATTAGTGATGACTTTCAACAAAGTAGTGGTATGGCAGTCCCTTTTGGAGGATTCTTTTCTTGTAAAGCAG GAAATGTGCTTTCAGCTGAGAAATTCAATTCTGTAGGTTTTCATGAAAACTTGGCTGCTAAAAATTCCTTGAAAGTTTTTATGGCGGGAAAGGTAGACGCCTCAGAACATTATCCAATGAGATGTCCTGAAGGATACAGTCAACATCTTGCCACAGTGGATGAG GGATGTTCAATTCACTACTGCATTCAGGCAGGAACTCTGGCTGGACCTAACTTACCACCTATCAGACGACCTCCATACATGACCAGGCCAGCCTCACAAATTGAGAATGAGTATAACTTGTTTATATTTGACCCAGAAACACAG ACATGGAGAAAGAATAACAAAGCCTACAACAATGAGGTCGTGGCTGGTCTTACACCAGGAATAATTgcag TGATAACAGTGTGTGCTGCCGTGGCTAGTGCGGCTGTAGTGGCTGTCATTATCCTGGGTGTGAAACTGCGTAGAGCCAGAGGGTCTAGCAAGTACACACGCATCATAGGAGAATCGAACTACGGTGCCTTGAACGAAGCCTTCAATGATGA